From Deferrisoma camini S3R1, the proteins below share one genomic window:
- a CDS encoding TetR/AcrR family transcriptional regulator, which produces MKKSVRTRPRALSSKGRKTRAALLEAAHEVFKEVGYYAASVAQIARRCGVSPGTFYQYFDNKEQVFLELNDLVVSGFLERSACIACNASDFDGLLRSEVALLLEHTRENFAFHRILGESDLVDKVTISYYEAIARHYRDFFRQQHHLGNIAGFDPNLLAYALIGICYFNNLNWEHSPPAFSFGEAVGWIVDLLKKGVAGPAPWNDPPDLAQIPFRTPPPSSFRTDEPMSKGERTRQAIFRAAEAVFGRSGFSRANIADITREANVAQGTFYVHFESKSDLIEGFIKHINREARREIQQAIAGIEDRREAELVGIWAFFDFLRRHRAIYRLIPEFEMIAQDVGMWYYNKIAQGYLKGVKKGIERGQLRDLPPTFLVRSIMGLTHFIGLKWIVWAPDDAAEFPSPLFADLAEFLLYGLDPRR; this is translated from the coding sequence ATGAAGAAGAGCGTTCGCACCAGGCCCCGGGCCCTATCCTCAAAAGGGCGCAAAACACGGGCGGCCCTCTTGGAGGCCGCCCACGAGGTGTTCAAAGAGGTGGGGTACTACGCCGCCTCGGTGGCCCAGATCGCCCGCAGGTGCGGAGTTTCTCCGGGAACTTTTTATCAATATTTCGACAACAAGGAACAGGTTTTTCTAGAGTTGAATGATTTGGTTGTGAGTGGCTTTCTGGAAAGATCTGCCTGTATAGCTTGCAATGCGTCGGACTTTGATGGGCTGTTAAGGTCTGAGGTGGCTCTGTTGTTAGAGCATACACGGGAGAACTTTGCTTTTCATAGAATTCTTGGGGAGTCCGACCTGGTTGACAAAGTCACCATATCATATTATGAGGCCATCGCGAGGCACTACCGAGATTTTTTCCGACAACAACACCACCTCGGGAATATCGCCGGGTTCGACCCCAACCTTTTGGCCTACGCGTTGATCGGAATTTGCTACTTCAATAACCTGAACTGGGAACACAGTCCCCCGGCTTTCTCTTTTGGGGAGGCCGTCGGGTGGATCGTAGATCTTCTGAAAAAGGGAGTCGCCGGCCCTGCTCCGTGGAACGATCCCCCCGATCTCGCTCAAATCCCTTTTCGGACCCCACCGCCCAGCTCCTTCCGGACGGACGAGCCGATGAGCAAGGGAGAGCGCACCCGCCAGGCCATTTTTCGCGCCGCAGAAGCAGTTTTCGGCCGCAGCGGGTTCAGCAGGGCGAACATCGCCGACATCACCCGCGAGGCCAATGTTGCCCAGGGTACGTTTTACGTTCACTTTGAGAGCAAGAGCGACCTGATCGAGGGGTTCATCAAGCACATCAACCGAGAGGCTCGCCGGGAGATCCAACAGGCCATTGCCGGGATTGAGGACCGGAGGGAGGCCGAGCTCGTCGGTATCTGGGCGTTTTTCGACTTTCTGCGCAGGCACCGGGCCATATACAGGCTGATCCCGGAGTTCGAGATGATCGCCCAGGACGTGGGGATGTGGTACTACAACAAGATCGCCCAGGGATATCTCAAAGGGGTCAAAAAGGGCATCGAAAGGGGTCAACTCCGTGATCTCCCCCCCACCTTCCTCGTGCGTTCCATCATGGGGCTCACCCACTTTATCGGGTTGAAGTGGATCGTCTGGGCTCCGGACGATGCCGCGGAGTTTCCGTCCCCGTTGTTTGCAGACCTCGCTGAGTTCCTCCTTTATGGATTGGATCCCCGAAGGTGA
- a CDS encoding SDR family NAD(P)-dependent oxidoreductase gives MRDLGSEDVVVVTGASSGIGAALAQEFSRQGARVALAARREERLREVVDGCPGPTLIVKADVTTSRGRADLLERVVGRWGRIDVLVNNAGRGAYGPFLKASEPVWRALFEVNLFATVFLTQAVLPDMLGRGRGLIVNMASIAGLVAHANNVAAYVASKHAVVGFSRGLARDLQGTGVRVKAVCPHLTDTEFFETSCGADEMRPLVAEHRSLMDSTEAVAHGVIEQLDSPGLILFPTPKPAQAFDRLRDL, from the coding sequence ATGCGGGATCTCGGGTCTGAAGACGTCGTCGTGGTGACAGGGGCCAGCTCCGGGATCGGTGCGGCCTTGGCCCAGGAGTTCTCCCGTCAGGGCGCGCGGGTGGCCCTGGCGGCTCGCCGGGAGGAGCGACTTAGGGAGGTTGTGGACGGATGCCCGGGCCCCACCCTCATCGTGAAAGCCGATGTGACGACGTCGCGGGGCCGGGCCGATCTGCTCGAACGGGTCGTAGGGCGCTGGGGGCGGATCGACGTTTTGGTCAACAACGCCGGCAGGGGAGCTTATGGGCCGTTCTTGAAGGCTTCCGAGCCGGTGTGGAGGGCCCTGTTTGAGGTGAACCTGTTTGCCACGGTGTTCCTGACGCAGGCGGTTCTCCCCGACATGCTGGGGCGGGGGAGGGGACTCATCGTGAACATGGCCTCCATCGCAGGGCTCGTGGCCCACGCGAACAACGTGGCGGCATACGTGGCCAGCAAGCACGCGGTGGTCGGCTTCTCGCGGGGCCTTGCCCGCGACCTCCAGGGCACCGGAGTTCGGGTCAAGGCGGTTTGTCCCCATCTCACCGACACCGAGTTTTTCGAGACGTCATGCGGGGCGGACGAGATGAGGCCCCTCGTCGCCGAGCACAGGAGTCTTATGGATTCCACAGAGGCCGTGGCCCACGGAGTCATCGAGCAGCTGGATTCGCCGGGCCTGATTCTCTTCCCCACGCCGAAGCCGGCGCAGGCCTTCGACAGGCTGCGGGACCTCTGA
- a CDS encoding SDR family NAD(P)-dependent oxidoreductase, with product MRTRPVETALITGAGSGMGRAAALRLARAGRTVFMADIDLTAARAVAQEVACRGGRAEALVVDVASSSSVAGLFEAVLERAPRLDLVVHAAGILGQTAWLDELSDEGWRRLMAVNLDGTFFCCREAVRHMKERGGGRIVLFSSVASLTPTPGAVAYSAAKGAVNMLARSLAAEAARHNVRVNVIAPGYVDTPMLEGLPPGFCDHILKRTPLKRLGTPEEIAALVGFLASPEADFFTGQVFSPNGGLVM from the coding sequence ATGCGCACGCGACCGGTGGAAACGGCGCTGATTACCGGGGCCGGCTCGGGAATGGGGCGGGCCGCGGCCCTTCGGCTGGCCCGCGCCGGCCGGACCGTGTTCATGGCTGACATCGACCTGACCGCGGCGCGGGCCGTGGCCCAGGAGGTCGCCTGCCGTGGGGGCCGGGCCGAGGCCTTGGTCGTGGACGTGGCGAGCAGCTCTTCCGTGGCAGGGCTGTTCGAGGCGGTTCTCGAGCGGGCTCCCCGACTGGACCTCGTGGTTCACGCCGCCGGGATCCTGGGCCAGACCGCCTGGCTCGACGAGCTGTCCGATGAGGGGTGGCGCCGCCTGATGGCCGTCAACCTGGACGGCACCTTCTTCTGCTGTCGTGAGGCGGTGCGACACATGAAGGAAAGGGGCGGGGGACGGATCGTCCTGTTCTCGTCGGTCGCCTCGCTCACGCCCACCCCCGGGGCCGTGGCGTACTCGGCCGCAAAAGGGGCGGTGAACATGCTGGCCAGGTCCCTTGCCGCCGAAGCTGCCCGCCACAACGTACGCGTCAACGTGATCGCTCCGGGCTATGTCGACACCCCGATGCTGGAAGGCCTGCCCCCCGGTTTCTGCGATCACATCTTGAAAAGGACGCCCCTGAAGAGATTGGGAACCCCTGAGGAGATAGCGGCCCTGGTGGGGTTCCTCGCCTCTCCCGAGGCGGACTTCTTCACGGGACAGGTCTTCAGCCCCAACGGCGGTTTGGTGATGTGA
- a CDS encoding enoyl-CoA hydratase/isomerase family protein — MTGFEHVDVRDEGAIRWVAVRRPRDRNSIHSALMAELGRLLDESERANVRALVFTGTGPTYFIGGADGVEMMRLDPERGEAFSERFQRLLSRMEASPLILVAAINGLCFGGGFELALACDFRVASTTARIGLPEVKVGLIPGGGGTQRLPLLVGRGLATEMILSGRLYPGDEAARLGLVHRVVAPEALEEETRRLLESVLRHPAYALSLAKQAVRAAGESALEDGFRTERALFGRCFEQTFFSDLMTEQLRNGSLQTSMDVRDILGKDET, encoded by the coding sequence ATGACGGGATTCGAGCACGTGGACGTGAGGGACGAGGGCGCAATCCGCTGGGTGGCCGTGAGAAGACCTCGGGACCGCAATTCCATCCACTCGGCCCTGATGGCAGAGCTCGGGCGCCTTCTGGACGAGTCCGAAAGGGCAAACGTCCGAGCGCTCGTCTTCACCGGAACGGGTCCCACCTACTTCATCGGCGGCGCCGACGGGGTCGAGATGATGCGGTTGGACCCGGAGCGGGGGGAGGCGTTCTCGGAGCGGTTCCAGCGCCTGCTCAGCCGGATGGAGGCGAGCCCGCTCATCCTGGTTGCAGCGATCAACGGCCTGTGCTTCGGCGGCGGATTCGAGCTCGCCCTGGCCTGCGACTTCCGGGTGGCCAGCACGACCGCCCGCATCGGGTTGCCCGAGGTCAAGGTGGGGCTCATCCCGGGGGGGGGAGGGACCCAACGCCTCCCCCTGCTGGTCGGGAGGGGCCTGGCCACGGAGATGATCCTGAGCGGAAGGCTCTACCCAGGCGACGAAGCGGCCCGCCTCGGGCTGGTCCACCGCGTGGTCGCCCCCGAGGCCCTGGAGGAAGAGACACGGAGGCTGCTCGAATCGGTGCTCCGCCACCCCGCGTACGCGCTCTCCCTGGCCAAGCAGGCGGTGCGCGCCGCCGGAGAAAGCGCGCTGGAGGATGGCTTTCGAACCGAAAGGGCCCTGTTCGGCAGGTGCTTCGAACAGACGTTCTTCTCGGATCTGATGACCGAGCAGTTGCGAAACGGATCTCTCCAAACGTCCATGGACGTCCGGGACATTCTAGGAAAGGACGAGACATGA
- a CDS encoding flavodoxin family protein: protein MRVVCIGGSLRPQSNTLEYLNRCAGILEQEGIETEVISLRGKEIQPCRGCYECVETARCAIQDDDFAEILDKMCAADGIVLGSPVYMSSVVPPMMALLSRATFVAHWNGKFLAGKVGGPITVARRAGHNLAFSQLLLWFFINGITVPGSTYWTVGMAGTGGARDALEDQEGMGHVENFARNLADVLRKIRA, encoded by the coding sequence ATGAGAGTCGTGTGCATCGGCGGCAGCCTGCGGCCCCAGAGCAACACCTTGGAGTACCTCAACCGGTGCGCCGGGATCCTGGAGCAGGAGGGGATCGAGACCGAGGTGATCTCCCTTCGCGGAAAGGAGATCCAGCCCTGCCGGGGGTGCTACGAGTGTGTGGAGACGGCCCGATGCGCCATCCAGGACGACGACTTCGCCGAGATCCTCGACAAGATGTGCGCGGCGGACGGCATCGTGTTGGGGTCGCCGGTCTACATGTCCTCGGTCGTGCCCCCCATGATGGCCCTGCTTTCCCGAGCGACCTTCGTGGCCCACTGGAACGGCAAGTTCCTGGCAGGGAAGGTGGGCGGTCCGATCACGGTCGCCCGACGGGCCGGCCACAACCTCGCCTTCTCCCAGCTCCTGCTGTGGTTCTTCATCAACGGCATCACCGTTCCCGGGTCGACCTACTGGACCGTGGGGATGGCCGGGACCGGGGGGGCCCGGGATGCGCTCGAGGACCAGGAGGGCATGGGCCACGTGGAGAACTTCGCCCGAAATCTGGCGGATGTGTTGAGGAAGATCCGTGCCTGA
- the menE gene encoding o-succinylbenzoate--CoA ligase, translated as MDGIGWWLRKREELSADREAVVDGDRRLTYRDLNRRVNRAARALQALGVKPGDRVGLLAYNRVEFVEVIFATAKLGAILVPLNWRLTAPELDYILTDSGTETLLFDPGLEDLARELRAAACVRRAVCLGADAVLGAHAYEACLAAQPDAEPEVSPLPDGDTPHILMYTSGTTGRPKGAVLSQGASFWNALNLQLALDFTSADRNLLALPMFHIGGIGLFTLPMLYVGGTVVLQRTFDASEALRLLREERISLFFGVPAMFLFLLQHPEFDPSAFAGVRCAMSGGASLPPSLVQQYHEAGIALQQGFGMSEAAPGITTLPKSLALLKAGSVGRALFHVEVRVVDERGDEVPRGQVGELVLRGPNLMQGYWNRPEATRQAFSGGWFHSGDLARMDEDGDLYIVDRKKDMFISGGENVYPAEVENLIYELPQVSEAAVVGVPDDTWGEVGCAVVAVKHGHTLTVQQVLEHLRPRLAKYKVPKRVVFVDALPRNAAGKVLKNVLRQQAR; from the coding sequence GTGGACGGAATCGGCTGGTGGCTTCGCAAGCGCGAGGAGCTGAGCGCGGACCGGGAAGCGGTGGTGGACGGAGACCGGCGCCTGACGTACCGGGATCTCAACCGCCGGGTCAACCGGGCGGCAAGGGCGCTGCAGGCCCTGGGGGTCAAGCCGGGCGACCGGGTGGGGCTGCTGGCCTACAACCGTGTCGAGTTCGTGGAGGTGATCTTTGCCACGGCCAAGCTGGGCGCGATCCTGGTGCCGCTGAACTGGCGTCTGACCGCCCCGGAGCTGGACTACATCCTCACGGACAGCGGCACCGAGACCCTGTTGTTCGATCCCGGGCTGGAGGACCTCGCCCGAGAGCTCCGCGCCGCTGCCTGCGTGCGCCGGGCCGTGTGCCTGGGTGCGGACGCTGTCCTGGGGGCCCACGCGTACGAGGCGTGCTTGGCCGCGCAACCGGATGCCGAGCCCGAGGTCTCCCCGCTTCCGGACGGGGACACGCCCCACATCCTCATGTACACCTCGGGCACCACCGGGCGGCCGAAGGGTGCCGTGCTCAGCCAGGGCGCCAGTTTCTGGAACGCCCTCAACCTCCAGCTGGCTCTGGACTTCACGTCGGCCGACCGAAATCTCCTCGCCCTGCCCATGTTCCACATCGGGGGGATCGGGCTGTTCACCCTGCCCATGCTCTATGTGGGCGGCACGGTCGTGCTCCAGCGGACCTTCGACGCCTCCGAGGCCCTTCGGCTCCTGAGGGAGGAGAGGATCAGCCTCTTCTTCGGAGTTCCGGCGATGTTCCTGTTCCTCCTTCAGCACCCGGAGTTCGATCCCTCCGCGTTCGCCGGCGTCCGGTGTGCGATGAGCGGGGGCGCGTCCCTTCCTCCGAGCCTGGTGCAGCAGTACCACGAGGCCGGCATCGCCCTGCAGCAGGGGTTCGGCATGAGCGAGGCGGCCCCGGGCATCACCACCCTGCCCAAGAGCCTCGCCCTGCTCAAGGCCGGCTCGGTGGGCCGGGCCCTGTTCCACGTGGAGGTGCGGGTGGTGGACGAGCGGGGCGACGAGGTGCCCCGGGGCCAGGTGGGGGAGCTGGTCCTCCGGGGCCCCAACCTGATGCAGGGGTACTGGAACCGGCCGGAGGCCACCCGGCAGGCCTTCTCCGGCGGGTGGTTCCACTCGGGGGACCTCGCCCGGATGGACGAGGACGGGGACCTCTACATCGTGGATCGCAAGAAGGACATGTTCATCTCGGGCGGGGAGAACGTCTACCCCGCCGAGGTGGAGAACCTGATCTACGAGCTGCCCCAGGTCTCCGAGGCCGCGGTGGTCGGCGTGCCGGACGACACCTGGGGGGAGGTCGGGTGCGCGGTGGTGGCCGTCAAGCACGGCCACACGCTGACGGTGCAGCAGGTGCTGGAGCATCTGCGCCCCCGTCTGGCCAAGTACAAGGTCCCGAAACGCGTGGTGTTTGTGGATGCCCTGCCGCGCAACGCCGCCGGCAAGGTGCTGAAGAACGTCCTTCGGCAACAGGCCCGCTGA
- a CDS encoding substrate-binding domain-containing protein yields MTGKHGFTLMSFALAVALFSAPPARATEKPIKIAQVVGVTGPFEVYAKQSITGFKMGLEYATRGTMRVLGRPIEVIVKDTQLKPDLGKQRLTEAYKDDGVDLAVGGVSSAVALAMLPVAAEFKKVLVVEPAVADSITGKAWNRYVFRTGRNSSQEAIANAVALARPGVFIATLAQDYAYGRDGVAAYKEAAEAKGAKVVHEEYVPLKTADFTAPAQRIIKALSRVKGDKYLFVIWAGKGNPLGKLRAMKLEEKHGIKLTAGGNILAALKLYKPLEGMEGATYYYYDIPKNEANRWLVEEHRKRFNRPPDFFTCGGMSAAIAVVKAIETAGSTDTEALITAMEGMHFHTPKGEMVFRKEDHQALQSMYHFRIKNDPGLPWAVPVLVRELTWQDLDVPIRNR; encoded by the coding sequence ATGACGGGAAAGCACGGGTTCACACTCATGTCCTTCGCTCTCGCGGTGGCCCTGTTCTCCGCTCCCCCTGCGAGGGCGACGGAGAAGCCCATCAAGATCGCCCAGGTGGTGGGGGTCACGGGCCCGTTCGAGGTCTACGCCAAGCAGTCCATCACCGGGTTCAAGATGGGGCTGGAGTACGCCACCCGCGGCACGATGCGGGTGCTGGGCCGGCCCATCGAGGTCATCGTCAAGGACACCCAGCTCAAGCCCGACCTGGGCAAGCAGCGACTGACCGAGGCCTATAAGGACGACGGGGTAGACCTGGCCGTGGGGGGCGTCTCGTCGGCCGTTGCCCTCGCGATGCTGCCCGTGGCCGCGGAGTTCAAGAAGGTGCTGGTGGTAGAGCCGGCCGTGGCCGACAGCATCACCGGCAAGGCGTGGAACCGCTACGTTTTCCGTACCGGCCGGAACTCGTCCCAGGAAGCCATCGCCAACGCGGTGGCCCTGGCCCGGCCCGGGGTGTTCATCGCAACCCTGGCCCAGGACTACGCGTACGGCCGCGACGGCGTGGCAGCCTACAAGGAGGCTGCCGAGGCCAAGGGGGCCAAGGTCGTGCACGAGGAGTATGTCCCCCTCAAGACCGCGGACTTCACGGCTCCGGCCCAGCGGATCATCAAGGCCCTCAGCCGCGTGAAGGGCGACAAGTACCTGTTCGTGATCTGGGCGGGAAAGGGAAACCCACTGGGCAAGTTGCGGGCGATGAAGCTGGAGGAGAAGCACGGGATCAAGCTCACGGCGGGCGGCAACATCCTCGCCGCGCTGAAGCTCTACAAGCCCCTGGAGGGCATGGAGGGCGCCACCTACTACTACTACGACATCCCCAAGAACGAGGCGAACCGGTGGCTCGTGGAAGAACACCGGAAGCGCTTCAACCGGCCCCCCGACTTCTTCACATGCGGGGGCATGAGCGCCGCGATCGCGGTGGTGAAGGCCATCGAGACGGCCGGATCCACGGACACCGAAGCGCTCATCACCGCCATGGAGGGCATGCACTTCCACACCCCCAAGGGGGAGATGGTGTTCCGCAAGGAGGACCATCAGGCGCTGCAGTCCATGTACCACTTCCGGATCAAGAACGATCCCGGCCTGCCGTGGGCGGTACCCGTGCTCGTGCGGGAGCTCACCTGGCAGGACCTGGACGTTCCCATCCGCAACCGGTAG
- a CDS encoding ABC transporter ATP-binding protein, with amino-acid sequence MAEAVLETRNLTIRFGGNTAIDNVSLRVEPYTLKSIIGPNGAGKTTLFNLLSGQYRPSSGRVLFHGRDVTPLGPADRARIGIGRSFQLTNLFPSLTVLENVRLALQARERVGLVFWRRCEAYPELEERAYGILEEVSLEHRWADRAEALPHGQQRQLEIAILLGLDPEVLLLDEPTAGMSMEEVPAVLDLIRRIKATRTRTILLVEHKFDMIMALSDSIAVLKDGRLLCDDSPEAVSCNPEVLEAYLGGGVRDV; translated from the coding sequence GTGGCCGAGGCCGTCCTCGAGACCCGGAACCTGACGATCCGGTTCGGTGGCAACACCGCCATCGACAACGTGAGCCTCCGGGTGGAGCCGTACACCCTCAAGTCGATCATCGGGCCCAACGGGGCGGGGAAGACCACCCTGTTCAACCTGCTGAGCGGCCAGTACCGGCCCAGCTCCGGACGGGTGCTGTTCCACGGCCGGGATGTCACCCCCCTCGGGCCGGCGGACCGGGCCCGGATCGGGATCGGCCGGTCGTTCCAGCTCACCAACCTCTTTCCCTCCCTGACGGTCCTCGAGAACGTGCGCCTCGCGCTCCAGGCCCGGGAGCGGGTGGGTCTGGTGTTCTGGCGCCGTTGCGAGGCCTACCCGGAGCTGGAGGAGCGGGCCTACGGGATCCTGGAGGAGGTGTCGCTCGAGCACCGGTGGGCCGACAGGGCCGAGGCCCTGCCCCACGGGCAGCAGCGCCAGCTGGAGATCGCGATTCTGCTCGGCCTGGACCCGGAGGTGTTGCTCCTCGACGAGCCCACGGCCGGCATGAGCATGGAGGAGGTTCCCGCCGTCCTGGACCTCATCCGCCGGATCAAGGCGACCCGGACCCGCACGATCCTTCTCGTGGAGCACAAGTTCGACATGATCATGGCCCTTTCCGACAGCATCGCCGTGCTCAAGGACGGCCGGCTCCTGTGCGACGACTCCCCCGAAGCGGTCTCGTGCAACCCGGAGGTCCTGGAGGCCTACCTCGGCGGAGGCGTGCGAGATGTCTGA
- a CDS encoding ABC transporter ATP-binding protein, producing MSDPILALEGVHAHIGGHHILQGVSLEARPGRATVLLGRNGAGKTTTLRTIMGLVRASKGTIRLAGERIERRRTFEIARLGVGYVPEDQAVLSHLTVEENFRLAMPRETEESARRLDTVFRLFPALKKYWRAKAGVLSGGQKQMVAIGRAFVTDHRLLLIDEPSKGLAPVVVDHLIESLRHMREETTVILVEQNFHMARHVGTDYFILDDGRVVHGGRMEDLVNDHTVKKRYLGIG from the coding sequence ATGTCTGACCCGATCCTGGCCCTGGAGGGGGTGCACGCGCACATCGGAGGCCACCACATCCTCCAGGGGGTGTCCCTGGAGGCCCGGCCCGGGCGGGCCACGGTGCTGCTGGGCCGGAACGGGGCGGGAAAGACCACCACCCTGCGCACCATCATGGGGCTGGTCCGGGCCAGCAAGGGGACGATCCGGCTGGCGGGGGAGAGGATCGAGCGCCGGAGAACCTTCGAGATCGCCCGGCTCGGCGTGGGGTACGTGCCGGAGGACCAGGCGGTGCTGTCCCACCTGACCGTGGAAGAGAACTTCCGCCTGGCCATGCCCCGCGAGACCGAGGAGTCGGCCCGGCGGCTCGACACGGTTTTCCGGCTCTTCCCCGCCCTCAAAAAGTACTGGCGGGCCAAGGCGGGCGTGCTCTCCGGAGGCCAGAAGCAGATGGTGGCCATCGGTCGGGCCTTCGTCACGGATCACCGGCTGCTCCTGATCGACGAGCCGTCCAAGGGGCTGGCGCCCGTGGTCGTGGACCACCTGATCGAGTCGCTCCGGCACATGCGCGAGGAGACGACCGTGATCCTGGTGGAGCAGAACTTCCACATGGCCCGACACGTGGGGACCGACTACTTCATCCTGGACGACGGACGGGTCGTTCATGGGGGCCGGATGGAGGACCTGGTGAACGATCACACGGTGAAAAAAAGGTACCTGGGAATCGGGTGA
- a CDS encoding branched-chain amino acid ABC transporter permease, with product MNALDVAVGQPSGRPVNGRQLAVGAGAAALVLLPLIWIDPTTYLVLTVAGLAMGMLLFLTAVGLTLIFGLMDVLNLAHGAFFAWGGYVGFSVLRRLDVLGWVETGSLGQSLGSTLLALAAAAGVGAVLGVVVERVVVRRVYGDHLKQILITVGLSLVMAEVIKIVWGPNDEMVLVPQALQGSYDLFDVVINRFRVLAVVVGVAVFGGLHLLLRRTRLGLVVRAGVENREIVEVMGYDIGRIFTAVFAGGAALAAVGGAMWAVFREQIHPGMGDENLILALIVVIIGGMGSVTGSFVGAVVVGLAFNYVSFLVPKLALGVNILIMVIVLLLRPQGLMGQE from the coding sequence ATGAACGCGCTGGACGTGGCAGTCGGACAGCCCTCGGGCCGGCCGGTCAATGGTCGGCAGCTGGCCGTGGGGGCGGGGGCAGCGGCATTGGTTCTGCTGCCGCTCATCTGGATCGATCCCACCACCTACCTGGTCCTCACGGTGGCCGGCCTGGCCATGGGGATGTTGCTGTTCCTCACGGCGGTGGGCCTCACCCTGATCTTCGGCCTGATGGACGTGCTCAACCTGGCTCACGGCGCGTTCTTCGCGTGGGGCGGGTACGTGGGGTTCAGCGTGCTGCGGCGCCTCGACGTTTTGGGCTGGGTCGAGACGGGCTCGCTCGGGCAGAGCCTGGGTTCCACCCTGCTCGCCTTGGCGGCCGCCGCCGGGGTGGGCGCCGTGCTGGGGGTGGTGGTGGAACGGGTGGTGGTCCGCCGGGTGTACGGCGATCACCTGAAGCAGATCCTCATCACGGTGGGCCTCTCCCTGGTGATGGCCGAGGTGATCAAGATCGTGTGGGGGCCCAACGACGAGATGGTGCTCGTGCCCCAGGCCCTCCAGGGGAGCTACGACCTGTTCGACGTGGTGATCAACCGGTTCCGGGTGCTGGCCGTCGTGGTGGGCGTGGCGGTGTTCGGGGGGCTCCACCTCCTCCTCCGGCGCACGAGGCTGGGCCTCGTCGTCCGGGCGGGAGTGGAGAACCGGGAGATCGTGGAGGTCATGGGGTACGACATCGGCCGCATCTTCACCGCGGTATTCGCAGGCGGGGCGGCCCTGGCGGCCGTGGGCGGGGCCATGTGGGCCGTCTTCCGGGAGCAGATCCACCCCGGCATGGGCGACGAGAACCTCATCCTGGCCCTGATCGTCGTGATCATCGGGGGAATGGGCTCCGTCACGGGCTCGTTCGTGGGAGCCGTGGTCGTGGGGTTGGCGTTCAACTACGTCTCGTTCCTCGTGCCCAAGCTCGCCCTCGGCGTGAACATCCTGATCATGGTGATCGTTCTCCTCCTCAGGCCCCAGGGTCTGATGGGGCAGGAATAG
- a CDS encoding branched-chain amino acid ABC transporter permease, with protein sequence MASRAVPLNPAARGTGWSRDRTRLLAAGVRGLLLLGFVLGPWIFPSFRAMDVLAKIMIFAVVVASYDLIIGYTGIVSFAHGMFFGLGAYCLALVIHHGGEPRGYHLVVALVLAVGLSSVLASAVAFFSLRVKAIFFAMVTLALAEFAHILGGQWTSLTLGEDGVSFRLPGVLGVGWTGGEVLGVSVDGRLITYYAILGVSVAVFAGLLRFVESPVGRVIESIRENEQRATALGYRTFLYQLLATVVGSAGASIAGVLFAAWVRYVNPESVLGIPIMLNILLMVIIGGLGTLYGSIVGAAFIMVAETWLPELQTAASTLLPGVEIAQRLAERWVLHFGILFMLVVFLFPKGIMGAVHQVLARREPTRTGGQ encoded by the coding sequence ATGGCTTCCAGGGCCGTTCCTTTGAACCCGGCTGCCCGCGGCACGGGGTGGAGCCGGGACCGAACCCGCCTCCTCGCCGCGGGGGTACGCGGGCTTCTCCTGCTGGGCTTCGTCCTGGGCCCCTGGATCTTCCCGTCGTTCCGGGCCATGGACGTCCTGGCCAAAATCATGATCTTCGCGGTGGTGGTCGCGTCCTACGACCTGATCATCGGCTACACCGGGATCGTGTCCTTTGCCCACGGCATGTTCTTCGGCCTGGGCGCCTATTGCCTGGCCCTGGTGATCCACCACGGCGGTGAGCCCCGGGGATACCACCTGGTCGTGGCCCTGGTGTTGGCCGTGGGGTTGAGCTCGGTGTTGGCCTCGGCCGTGGCGTTCTTCTCCCTCCGGGTCAAGGCGATCTTCTTCGCAATGGTCACGCTGGCCCTCGCGGAGTTCGCCCACATCCTGGGGGGGCAATGGACCAGCCTCACCTTGGGAGAGGACGGGGTGTCGTTCCGTCTGCCCGGGGTGCTGGGGGTGGGTTGGACCGGAGGAGAGGTCCTGGGGGTGAGCGTGGACGGACGGCTGATCACCTACTACGCCATCCTGGGGGTATCGGTGGCGGTGTTCGCCGGCCTGCTGCGGTTCGTGGAGTCGCCGGTGGGCCGCGTGATCGAGTCGATACGGGAGAACGAGCAACGCGCCACGGCCCTGGGCTACCGGACCTTCCTTTACCAGCTCCTGGCCACCGTGGTGGGCTCGGCCGGTGCCTCGATCGCAGGGGTGTTGTTCGCCGCGTGGGTGCGCTACGTCAACCCCGAGTCCGTGCTGGGGATCCCCATCATGCTCAACATCCTCCTCATGGTGATCATCGGCGGGCTGGGCACCCTGTACGGCAGCATCGTGGGCGCCGCCTTCATCATGGTGGCCGAGACCTGGCTGCCCGAGCTCCAGACGGCTGCCTCGACCCTGCTCCCCGGGGTGGAGATCGCCCAGCGGCTGGCCGAGCGATGGGTCCTCCACTTCGGGATCCTGTTCATGCTGGTGGTGTTCCTCTTCCCCAAGGGGATCATGGGCGCGGTGCACCAGGTCTTGGCCCGGCGGGAGCCGACCCGGACAGGGGGGCAGTGA